One genomic region from Rhizophagus irregularis chromosome 23, complete sequence encodes:
- a CDS encoding translation elongation factor Tu — MYSLRTTSARLQPCVRSVIAQTSKKCLNSSLRRSLFCSGYVFNNTQLAVYKLIKNSSQKNGASWIRFNLQSCVNRFYATESSKFQRGKPHVNIGTIGHVDHGKTTLTAAITKCLARKGQAKFKDYGEIDKAPEEKARGITIATAHVEYETDDRHYAHVDCPGHADYIKNMITGAAQMDGAIIVVSATDGQMPQTREHLLLARQVGVSNLVVFINKVDAVDDPEMLELVEMEMRELLTQYGFDGENAQIIQGSALAALEGRDPEIGEKAIEKLMEAVDKHIPTPTRDLDRPFLMSIEDVFSISGRGTVATGRVERGTITKGAEIEIVGMGPPTKTTLTGIEMFHKELDKGMAGDNMGALLRGIKREQLRRGQVIAAPGTVKSHKKFLAQLYILTKEEGGRHTPFIQNYRPQMYFRTSDVTVNLTYPKGTENPEEKMVMPGDNVELECDLVHDIAVEPGMRFTVREGGKTVGTGVVTKIIE, encoded by the exons ATGTATTCGCTCAGAACAACTAGTGCCAGGTTGCAACCTTGCGTGCGTTCTGTGATTGCTCAGACATCAAAAAAGTGTTTGAACAGTTCATTACGTCGTT CTTTATTCTGCTCTGGTTACGTCTTTAATAATACTCAATTG GCCGTCTATAAACTCATAAAAAATTCGTCACAAAAAAATGGTGCGTCGTGGATACGATTTAACCTACAAAGTTGTg ttaacAGATTTTACGCAACCGAATCGTCTAAATTTCAACGTGGAAAGCCGCACGTAAATATTGGTACGATTGGACATGTAGATCACGGGAAAACCACTTTGACAGCTGCAATCACCAAATGTTTAGCAAGGAAAGGTCAAGCAAAATTCAAAGATTACGGTGAAATTGATAAAGCTCCCGAAGAGAAAGCGAGGGGTATCACCATCGCTACGGCACACGTAGAATACGAAACTGATGATAGACATTATGCACATGTCGATTGTCCTGGCCACGccgattatattaaaaatatgattactGGAGCAGCTCAG ATGGATGGAGCTATTATTGTTGTATCGGCTACAGATGGTCAAATGCCTCAGACTCGTGAACATTTACTTCTTGCTCGACAAGTTGGTGTATCAAATCTCGtagtttttattaacaaagtCGATGCGGTAGATGATCCAGAAATGTTAGAATTAGTCGAAATGGAAATGCGAGAGTTGCTAACACAATATGGATTTGACGGAGAAAATGCGCAAATTATTCAAGGGTCTGCTCTTGCAGCTCTTGAGGGAAGAGACCCAGAAATTGGAGAAAAAGCTATAGAAAAGTTAATGGAGGCGGTAGATAAGCACATTCCTACCCCTACTAGAGATTTGGATAGACCTTTCTTAATGTCTATCGAAG ACGTGTTTTCAATTTCTGGACGTGGTACAGTAGCAACGGGTCGAGTGGAAAGAGGAACCATCACTAAAGGAGCAGAAATAGAAATTGTTGGTATGGGACCTCCCACAAAGACTACACTTACGGGTATTGAGATGTTTCATAAAGAACTTGATAAAGGAATGGCGGGAGATAATATGGGAGCATTATTACGTGGTATTAAACGAGAACAACTTCGAAGGGGACAAGTAATTGCAGCACCCGGTACAGTGAAATcacataagaaatttttagcacaattgtatattttaacaaaagagGAAGGAGGAAGGCATACAccttttatacaaaattatagACCACAAATGTATTTTCGTACGTCCGATGTTACAGTAAATTTAACATATCCCAAAGGGACGGAAAATCCCGAAGAAAAAATGGTCATGCCGGGCGATAACGTTGAATTGGAATGTGATCTTGTACATGATATTGCTGTTGAGCCCGGGATGAGATTTACGGTTCGTGAAGGTGGAAAAACTGTTGGAACTGGCGTTGTCACCAagattattgaataa